The proteins below are encoded in one region of Aphelocoma coerulescens isolate FSJ_1873_10779 chromosome 4, UR_Acoe_1.0, whole genome shotgun sequence:
- the TADA2B gene encoding transcriptional adapter 2-beta, with amino-acid sequence MAELGKKYCVYCLAEVSPLRFRCTECADIELCPECFSAGAEIGPHRRWHGYQLVDGGRFTLWGAEAEGGWSSREEQLLLDAIEQFGFGNWEDMAAHVGASRTPQEVMEHYVSMYIHGNLGKACIPDTIPNRVTDHTCPSGGPLSPSLTTPLPPLDISVAEQQQLGYMPLRDDYEIEYDQDAETLISGLSVNYDDDDVEIELKRAHVDMYVRKLKERQRRKNIARDYNLVPAFLGKDKKDKEKAPKRKITKEEKELRLKLRPLYQFMSCKEFEDFFENMHKERILRAKIRELQRYRRNGITKMEESAEYEAARHKREKRKENKNIASSKRGKEEGKEGEFAAIENLPGFELLSDREKVLCSSLNLSPARYVTVKTIIIKDHLQKRQGIPSKSRLPSYLDKVLKKRILNFLTESGWISRDAS; translated from the exons ATGGCGGAACTGGGGAAGAAGTACTGCGTGTACTGCCTGGCCGAGGTGAGCCCGCTGCGCTTCCGCTGCACCGAGTGCGCCGACATCGAGCTCTGCCCCGAGTGCTTCTCGGCGGGCGCCGAGATCGGCCCGCACCGCCGATGGCACGGCTACCAGCTGGTGGACGGCGGCCGCTTCACCCTCTGGGGCGCCGAGGCCGAGGGCGGCTGGAGCAGCcgtgaggagcagctgctgctggacgCCATCGAGCAGTTCGGCTTCGGCAACTGG gaGGACATGGCTGCTCATGTGGGAGCATCCCGAACACCTCAGGAGGTGATGGAACACTATGTGAGCATGTATATCCATGGCAACCTGGGAAAAGCCTGCATCCCTGACACTATTCCAAACAGGGTGACGGACCACACGTGTCCCAGCGGCGGCCCGCTGTCTCCCAGCCTGACgacgccgctgccgccgctggaCATCTCGGTGgccgagcagcagcagctggggtaCATGCCGCTCCGCGACGACTACGAGATCGAGTACGACCAGGACGCCGAGACGCTGATCAGCGGCCTTTCGGTGAACTACGATGATGACGATGTGGAGATCGAGTTAAAAAGAGCTCACGTGGACATGTACGTAAGGAAACTCAAGGAGAGGCAACGGCGGAAGAACATTGCGCGAGACTATAACTTGGTACCGGCCTTCCTGGGCAAGGATAAAAAAGACAAGGAGAAAGCTCCCAAACGAAAGATCACAAAAGAAGAGAAGGAGTTGAGGCTGAAACTGAGGCCTTTGTACCAGTTCATGTCTTGTAAGGAGTTTGAAGACTTCTTTGAGAACATGCACAAGGAGAGGATACTTCGAGCAAAGATTCGGGAGCTGCAGCGGTATCGGCGAAATGGGATCACCAAAATGGAAGAGTCGGCAGAGTACGAGGCAGCCAGGCACAAACGggaaaagaggaaggagaacaagAACATAGCTAGTTCcaagagagggaaggaagagggtAAAGAAGGTGAATTTGCTGCCATTGAAAACCTGCCTGGCTTTGAACTCTTATCGGACAGGGAAAAGGTGCTCTGCAGTTCTCTGAACTTGAGTCCTGCACGTTACGTGACTGTAAAAACTATCATCATTAAAGACCATCTCCAAAAAAGACAAGGAATTCCTTCAAAGAGTCGCCTTCCCAGTTACTTAGATAAGGTACTCAAGAAAAGGATTTTGAACTTTCTGACAGAAAGTGGTTGGATATCCAGGGATGCTTCATGA